Part of the Catalinimonas alkaloidigena genome is shown below.
AGAGGCTACTTTTGCAGCTATAGGTAAAGCTCCAAGGTTATGTGCAATGTACAAATCTGCATGAAGCTGCTTTGCAACTTGCAAAAGTTCTACATAACTTCTACAATATATGTAGGGTAATACTTTCGGAAGAGCGTAAATATTATAAAATTGCTTCGCTAGTTTATTTCTGATTTTTGTGAATCTATAAAGCCATTTAGAACTGTAAGGAGTTCCTCCAATTAGTTGATATTTCCACTTCTTATCTCTAAGTAATACCTCATCACTCTTCAATGCCCAATCATCCCAAAAACTATAAAGTACAGTCACATCATAGCCTGCATCATATAAAGCATCCGCTTCCTTAACTAACCTTGGATTTGTAGAAGGCTGTCCAGTGGTAATGAGAACTATTTTCTTCAATGTTTAAGGTTTTTTAGATGAAAATAAAGACTTTCGTAAGCATCAACGATACATTTATCACTAAATTTGTTTTCTGCAATTAGCCTTGCTTCTTTCCGTTTAAGCCCCTGTATTTGAAGCACAGCATTAACCATCTCTTCCACTGTATTACATCTAAAACCATTTATACCCTGTCTAACGACTTCCGGCACAGAGCCTCTGTCCATGCCAATAATTGGTGTGCCACAAGCTAATGCTTCAGCCATCACAATACCAAAAGGCTCATTCCATAAGATAGGCATTAAGAACGCGTAAGCTCCTCCAAGCAAATTGTTTTTCTGTTCATCATTTACAGGCCCAACATATTCAATATTTTCATTCAAGTGGGGTTTAATCTGATGGTCAAAATACTGTTTTGATTTTTTATCATCAGGTATATTTCCTGCAATTATTAGCTTTCGTCCACTTTTCTGTGCTACCTCTATGGCTAAATGCGTACCTTTTATATGCTCTATTCTTCCTAAGAATACGAGAGGCGCATCCTCAGTAATACTTTCCTGAAAAGTATATTGCTTTATCGGGACACCATTTGGGATAGCATATGCAGGTGCGTAAGGTTTAATCTGATCTGCAATATACCCACTGCAACCAGTAAAGTGCATTGAACCTTTCTTTGACAATCTCATCGCTCTACGGATCATCTTTATGGATGGCTCACGTTGATAACTCATCACTTTTGGTAATGAGGTGGGCATAAGCATAGTCAAATAGGCTAACCTGCCAAAACTATGGATTATATCATAATTTAGTCGTTTAAGCGAAGCCACTTGTTTCATATTGTTTAAGGT
Proteins encoded:
- a CDS encoding glycosyltransferase family 4 protein — protein: MKIAITADPVIPVPPKLYGGIERIIDMLIRGLLDKGHEVTLFAHPESSVSCNLIKYKGENPSKISDTLNNMKQVASLKRLNYDIIHSFGRLAYLTMLMPTSLPKVMSYQREPSIKMIRRAMRLSKKGSMHFTGCSGYIADQIKPYAPAYAIPNGVPIKQYTFQESITEDAPLVFLGRIEHIKGTHLAIEVAQKSGRKLIIAGNIPDDKKSKQYFDHQIKPHLNENIEYVGPVNDEQKNNLLGGAYAFLMPILWNEPFGIVMAEALACGTPIIGMDRGSVPEVVRQGINGFRCNTVEEMVNAVLQIQGLKRKEARLIAENKFSDKCIVDAYESLYFHLKNLKH